The Aedes albopictus strain Foshan chromosome 1, AalbF5, whole genome shotgun sequence genomic interval GCATAAATCAGGAATGATTAGCTgtcatttaaccctttggagaagGCATTTTCGCCTTTccggatgcaacctcgctggtctggaACACGTTTGTTAAGGTCGGTTTACTGGGCTGGGCTAatgtgacccatccgtctccaaagggttaaatttgTAAAACAAAGTCCATATTTATTATTTCCGATTTTACACGTTTTTGCAGtatttaggccgttacaaatatttatttcactttttgtcctaccactctttgactggtcgaggggggggggataaaaataataaagcatttaatttgaaaaatattaaaaactcttcggttttgttaaagaatttttagcaagacccgatattttgataaatatttttttatctgccccctcaaaatgcagaattcagtcaaaaatttttgaaggaggggggggacaaaaagtcaaaataaaatttgtaacagCCTTATTTGTAAGGAAGAATATATAAATCTCGTTGTATTTTTTATATCTATTTTATATATAAATTGAAGTATCGCCATTCCCCCACATTGAGTAATCCTCGctggaatcccggaaaaagtatCTGTAAGAATCCAGTGGTACGAAAACTTTCAGGACTTATAGCATTAATTATGTAGAGATCTCTAAATGAATCCTGGATTTATTCTTGAACAAAATTCAATGTAAGAGAAccttggagcaatccttgaaagaatcgaagaatttatacttaaaaaaaaactctaaatgaATCTCGGTAGAAAACAATGAAGAAAACATTTCTAAAGAAGGGGGAATTGAAAGAGCCACCGAAAGAATCTTGGGAGCaatcacaacaaaaaaaaaaaacaaataaccttcgaatgagtgtaatcagtttcgtaccttttaattccgccctatgttgcttatcctttgacagatacgcgtatttcgactgcaAAGCATGACAACTCTTGCTACTGAACAAGATGAGTGTaacttacattcacctcgtggagagttgctttcgcagctccctcacgacttaagtatgtgtgtgcgacccctactctattcggcaaacttttagaccaaatcacaagcaaaaagttgttcatactgTCATGCCCCTAGCGCACCCTGCGCATTCGAAGATTAGCATTCGTGTAAGTGTCAGACAACGTATGCGTTCGGATGATCGATCGGTGTTTCATCGGTCAGCTACTATCAGGAGAAATAAAGTGAATTCATTCTATCTTGTGAACTCGAACGAATAGGTTGTTCCTTATTAACTCCACACGTGAAATCCAGAAGATCCCTCAGTTGCGGTAATTAAAAGTGGCGTACGAGGAAAAAGTAGTTTGGTGCAGAAACCATTAGTAAAAGAAAAAAGAAAGTCTACGTTACTCTCGGCACGTACACGAAGCAGCAGCAGTGGTGCATCTTCAGCTGGCGTTTGCATTTCTCAGGGAACAGGACCAGTGAGGCAACGAAAGGAGCAACCGCTCCGGATATTATCTTCAAGGTTTGAGACGCGGCCCGCCAAAAGTCGCCTTTTCGGTGGTAAAATATATCCCCGTAAGTATAACCATACGTGAAAAGGGCGCTTTCCGACATTGTGCTGGCGTCACCTTCACCATTTTGAACGACATTGTGTGAAAACTGTGCTTGGTTTGTGCTTAACAATATGTGGTAAGATAATGAAAAGGCCTTTTCGATTGTGTGACAGAGTTATTGAATAGGGTGGAccacttttttttattgcatatATACCCTTTGAAGAAAAAGTTCTTTTGTTTCATTTTAATAAAAGGCTttcattccttttttttttttttgaaacagacTTTTTGACGGAGATTAAAACTAATAATCGAGTGATTCTACCACACGCCTTGCCACACGCTGTATGCTTGGACTGCATAGTTTGATCCGGAAACGTGATTGATTGCCAATTCTTGAAATCTGATACAACTCGGCAATTTCTGCCGCACACTGCTGGTCGACGTAATTAGTACGTTAAAGCACAGCTCGGACGTGAGCCTTTATCAGATTGAAATCACCATCGGCCAAGCAGATCATCGGATTCTCAGAGGAGGCGCGTGCATCTGGACTAGCTTCGCACCAGAAGGTATCCGTACGGCGACCGTCGTTGTTGGCAAGGGTCAAAAGGACATTTTTGGTAAGTCAATTTTTTTGATTGAATTTTTTAAAAGTGAACAAAGAAAAACCGGCATTTTTAATAATCTGCTACAATTGATTGTGATCcattttgttttactcttattttTCCCATTTTTGGCTGAATTACTGGTAATACCCGTGTTTATATTATTTTGATTCATAAATCGTACTTGTTGCGGAACTACAGCGCCGATTAATCATGAGTTCTAGTGTGGCTTGTACTATTGAACCGTATCGTAGGGGCACCAGCTTCAACGATTGGTTTGCTAGATTGAAGTTCTTTTTCAAGGTCAATAAAATAAGTGAGGATGACAAAATGGCCTATTTCATAACGCTAAGCGGGCCAGTGATGTTTGATGAGATTAAACTGCTGTACCCAGCGGGTAATTTCGAGGAGGCAgcttttgatgatttgatatcgAAGCTGAAGAATCGCTTAGACAAAATAGAACCAGACTTGGTTCAACGTTACAAATTCAGCACGAGAATTCAGAACCCTGAGGAGACTACCGAGGATTTCGTCTTGGCTTTAAAATTACAAGCGGAATTCTGTGGTTTTGCAAATTTTAAAGAAACTGCCATTTTGGACCGCCTCATAGCGGGAATAAAAGACAAAAATTTACGACAGCGACTACTTAGTGAAGAGAAGCTTACTCTAGCAAGCGCTGAGAAAATCATCGTTACGTGGGAGGTTGCAAGGGCAAATGCAGGTACCGCAATAGATCAACAAAACGCAGGGTTAGGACAAATAGCGGCAGTTCGGAACACACTAGGGGCACAGGAAGGAAAAGCGTACGGGAAACTGAGGCAAACTCTGGAGTTGGCTAGGAAATATAGAGATGACAACTACAACAGAGGTGCCGGAAGCAGCAGAGGTCCTGTGAAAAGCCGACTGGGTGTGAGATCTTATGATTACGGACAACAAGGAAGAGGAGAGCGACTATATGGTTCGAGAACAACGGATTTCAGGCAAGAAAGAAGGGACATGACGAGGCCTAAACCAGACTATTCGCAGATGATCTGCAACTTTTGTGGATTGAAGGGCCATATAAGGAGAAGA includes:
- the LOC109400988 gene encoding uncharacterized protein LOC109400988 codes for the protein MSSSVACTIEPYRRGTSFNDWFARLKFFFKVNKISEDDKMAYFITLSGPVMFDEIKLLYPAGNFEEAAFDDLISKLKNRLDKIEPDLVQRYKFSTRIQNPEETTEDFVLALKLQAEFCGFANFKETAILDRLIAGIKDKNLRQRLLSEEKLTLASAEKIIVTWEVARANAGTAIDQQNAGLGQIAAVRNTLGAQEGKAYGKLRQTLELARKYRDDNYNRGAGSSRGPVKSRLGVRSYDYGQQGRGERLYGSRTTDFRQERRDMTRPKPDYSQMICNFCGLKGHIRRRCFKLKNLHRDAVNLVDSPGPSTDHDIAELMGRMQTYESDGEESDSDTCWKRRGNGTSKPNTSS